ATGCCGAAGCCGGCCTGGAGCACTTGAGCCGCCAGACCATACCCCGGGCGGACTTTCTCTTCGTCATGAGCGATGCCACCGTTCGGGGGGTGCGCTCTGCCGGCCGGATCCGCGCCCTGGTTCAGCACCTGAAGACGCCCATCGAGCGTATGGGACTGGTGATAACCCGGGCGGCGGACGGGTTAGAACCGCTGCAGGCGGAAATCGCCGCTACGGGGCTGGAGCTTCTGGGGGTAATTCCCTGGGACGAGGAAATAGAACGGCGTGACCTGGAAGGGCAGCCGCTTCTAACCCTACCCGTTGAGGCGCCTTCGGTGCGGGCGGCGTCTGCCATCCTGGAGCGGGTAGGGCTCGGAAAGGCCGGGCGCAGCGCTTCATAGCTTTCGATTTTCGGGGAACAATACATCCGGACACGGGTAAGGGGCAGGTGAAGGCGGTGGGCCGGGTGGCGGAAATGGGGCGCTGCACCGGCTGCGGCAAATTGTTCCATCGGCGCAAGCTTCAACCGGTGCCGGACGCCCTGGAACTTCGTACTCTTTGTCCCAGCTGCTATCACCGTTATCAGTGCCTGCAATGGGGCTGCTGGTAGAGACGATCAGGGTCAGTCCACCGTCCAGTGGGGGACATCTACCAGGGGTATCTCGGTTTCCGGTTCCTTGGGGGGAACCAGATAGTAGATGACGGCGGTTTCGTCGCATTGGTGAAAGCGGTCGCAGTAGATGCACTCCTTCCAGACCTTCTGGGGGAGTCTTTCTTTCTTGACCACTACAAAGCCGCATTTCTCGAAGAAACCCGGCTTGTAGGTCAGGGCGAACACCCGGGCCACGCCCAGTTGACCGGCCTCCCGAAGCAGGTGCCGTACCAGGTCGCGGCCGATCCCGTGCCCGGCCAGATCGCGCCGCACGGAAAGAGACCGGATTTCCGCCAGATCGTGCCAGAGA
This genomic window from Clostridia bacterium contains:
- a CDS encoding N-acetyltransferase; its protein translation is MAYRKATLIDVPEIYRLINNYAREGLMLRRPLMELYESVRDFSVAYQPPDGPVVATGGLHILWHDLAEIRSLSVRRDLAGHGIGRDLVRHLLREAGQLGVARVFALTYKPGFFEKCGFVVVKKERLPQKVWKECIYCDRFHQCDETAVIYYLVPPKEPETEIPLVDVPHWTVD